The Fibrobacter sp. genome contains the following window.
ATACAATGGCAATGAGAATGATGCCGATAATGCCGAATACGCCAAAGCCAGGAGTCTTGAATTCGATGTAGAGAGCGCCGAATCCAAGAATCAAAAGAATGCCTGCAATGGCTGCAATGGCGCTGGCGATTTCTTCACCCAGGGTGGTTTCCACTTCGCTACGGCTCTTGATGGAAAGGGCTGTCTCGAATTCCTCGCGATCCTTGAAGGTTCCTTTGGAGAATCCAAGTTCCATGGCTTCCTTGTCGGTCATGGTCAGAAGTTCGCCTTCCTTCACAAGAATCTTGGGGGCTCCCCAGAAGTCGATGTCTTCCTTGCTGAGAACCTCGTATTTAGCGGCCTCGATAACCATGGTTGTGTCACGTTCGGTTTTCTTGCCCTTGTCCAAGGTCCGCTTCAATTCAAAAATTTCCAGTTCCGGTGTGACGAAGGCGGAACTGAGCAGTTCCGGGTAGCCGTTTTTCTGGGCTAGATTGCGGAACTTTGCGCGAAGGGGGGACTGGATCTTCTCGCCAACGATTTCCGGGGCGCCGCCGGCGCTTTGCAGAATGGGGGCGCAGTCACCGATGGTGGTGGCTTCCATCATATAAAGCTTGTTACAGGCGAGAGCAATGAGGGAGCCTGCGCTGATAGCTTTCTTCTTGACGAAGGCGATGGTTTCGGGGCCGCGGATGGCCATGATGGTGTCCACCAGGTCAAAGGCCGCGTCCAGGCGACCGCCGAAGGTGTTGATCTCGAAAATAATATGGGTTGGATTTTCTTTTAGGGCGTCTCCAATGGCGCGGGCGCAGAACTCATACATGGAAGGTTCCACGTCGCCTTCCAGCTTAATCCAGACTGCGTGCTTTTTTTCAATGGATTCTGAGACCTTGTTTTGCAAGGTATCCGCGATGCCCTGAACATTTGCAAATGCGAAAGCGGCAAGTACCGCCCAAAACACAAGAATTTTTGATAAAAACTTCATACCATCAATGTATAAAGTTTTTGCGTCAGTAGAGTGTCAAAATACGGGTTTTCAAACAAAAAAGGCCGCACATAATCTGTGCGTCCCTTTATCGTTTTTAATGTTGCGGATTTGATTGCTTACAAGCTTGCCAGAACCTGCAGCAGACGCTTCTTGGCGGGGCCGTCGTTCAGGGGCAGGAACAGCTCCTTGGCGAAGGACTTCATAAGCATCTTCTTGGCGGTTTCGGCGGGGATGCCGCGGCTGGTCAGGTAGAACATCTGGTCGGCGTCAAGTTCGCCACAGGTGTTGCCGTGGGTGCATTCCACGTCGTCGTGGTAGATCTTCAGTACCGGCTTTACGGAAACGCTGGATTCGTCACCCAGGAGAATGGAATTCACCAGCTGGCTGGAGTTTACCTGGCTGCATCCGTTACCCACGATGACGCTGCCGTCGTAGCTGACGTAGGACTTTTCGTCCAGCAGGTTGCGGGCGAACTGGGTACTTACGGTGTTGGGTGCGTTATGGCGGATGGTCAGGCGCTGGTGCTTGCTGGCAGAACCCTTCAACACGCTGAGTGAACGGTAATCGAAGTTGGCGCCTTCGCCGTTCAGGTCCACGTCGATGCTGATGCGGCCGATACCTGCGTCCTGTAGGATGTTGGAAAAGTGAACCGTAGAATTGGCGGCTTGCTTGATTACAAAATGGCGGAACTGCAAAGGCAAATCGTTTGCAGGGTTGGCAAAGAAGATTTCCAGCTCAGCGCCTTCTTCCACGTTAATGTCGAAGCGTTCGGCGGCAATTTCGTGCTCCACCTTGTTGTCCAGAATTTCCAGGGAGACCTTGGCGTTTTTACCGATGTTGAAAATGCTGTGACCGAAGTCGTCGCGGCTTTTGATGAGACCCATTTCGGTTTCGCCTGCGGCAAAATCCTTCTTCATGGCGGGAGCGGACTTTGCGATGGGCAGGAGGGCCGCGATGTCGGTTTCGGCGGCAATGCCGAAGTTTCCGCAGTTGGCGAGTGCGCTGTCGGCAGCGGTACCAGCGGCGGCACCATTAGCGGCGCAGTTACAATCAGCGTCCACTACAGAAGGAATTTTATTGACCGGGAAGAAACTCCACAGCTCGTTATTGCGCTTGGGCATGCCAAGGGCGTTGATGCGAGCCTGGGCGGCCTGTGCTAATTCAGAATTCATATAGCTCATGACAGCCTCAATTACTTTTCTTCGATCCAGTCGTAGCCCTGTTCTTCAAGCTTCAAGGCCAGTTCCGGGCCGCCGCTCAGAATAATCTTGCCGTGGCGCAGCACGTGAACGTAGGTGGGCTTGATGTAGTCCAGCAAGCGCTGGTAATGGGTCACGAGAATCACTGCCTTTTCGGGGCTCATGATGTGGTTGATGCCGTTTGCCACAATGCGGAGCGCATCAATGTCCAGGCCGGAGTCGGTTTCGTCCAAGAAGGAAACCTTGGGGTCGAGAATAGCCATTTGGAGGATTTCGTTACGCTTCTTTTCGCCGCCGGAGTAGCCTTCGTTGACGCCGCGGTCGCGGTAACGGTCGTCCATTTCCAAGAGTTGCATCTTTTCTTCGCAAAGCTTCTTGAAGTCCGCGTCGCTCATTTCCGGGAGGCCCAGGAAGTTACGCTTGGAGTTCAGGGCCATCTTCAGGAATTCCACGTTGTTCACGCCGGGAATTTCGGTGGGGTACTGGGTGCTGATGAACAGGCCGGAGTTGGCGCGTTCGCAGATTTCCATATCCAAGAGGTTCTTGCCGTCAAGCTCAACGACACCGTCGTTCATGGTGTAGGCGGGGTGGCCGGCGATCACCTTGGAAAGGGTGCTCTTGCCGCTTCCGTTAGGGCCCATGATGGCGTGGACTTCGCCGGGCTTTACTTCCAGGTTGATGCCCTTCAAAATCTGGGTGCCGTCTTCGATACTTGCCTTAAGATTCTTGATGCTTAACATTTTTTCCTCTTTATATTTAAACTCTTGTGCGGGCTGCGCGAACTTTATTGTGGGACCCTATTGCGCGGTGCCTAGAAGCCCATGTCGTCAGGCTCGTTAAATCCGCCGTCGTCGTAGGAGTACGCTTCTTCGTCGGGCGGCTCCTCATCGCTTGGAGGAATTTCTGAGCCGTCGGAAATAAAACCGTCTTCCATGCTTTCGGGCGGAACTTCCATCATTTCTGGAGGCATTTCGGGAACGTCCATGTCTTGTTCCTGCGCGAAGGAATTCTGCATGGCAGGCTTCTGTGAGGCGGGCATGGGGCTTGCCGGAACCGTGCTTGCGGGAGCCGAACTTGTTTGTGCTGAATAGGGCTGTCTATAGCTTGCGTACATGCCTTCTCCGAAGGCTGTTCCTTGGGAGGCTCCGGGAATGGCTGCCTGGAACATGATCAGTCTGGACTTGCTCTTGTTAACCTGGTCGATAAAGATGTTAATATCGATCTTGCCGGTGTTCAGCATAACGCTCAGCTTGTCGATTCCTTCCACGAATTTCAGCATCTGCATGCGGATGTTGACGCCGTCCTGGGAATCCAGCGGAATAAGCTTTTTCTGGCGGTCACAGACCTTAGAAGAAAGAACCGTCAGCGTCTGGTAGAATTCCTTGACTGCCTGCAGGTCGCTCCATTTTTCGTCGGGAAGTCCTTCGATGAAGACCTGTATCTCGGGCGATACGTTTTCGTAGAGCAGTTGCGGGGAGACATAGCCTGTTTCGGAATACAGCGCAATAATGCTGTTGACGAACTCGTCTACAATGGGGGATTCAAACATCTGGATGCCGCTGGTAGCCCATTCCATGTCAAAGTAGACTACGGCGTAGTTCATCAACGTGGGGGTTCGTAGCAGCAGGTTGGCAAAGCGAATCTCGATGGGGGAGATGGCGTGCCATGGTATGGTTGCCGCAGGTTCTACGGCAACGGTGCCGTTTTCCGGTACGGCCGGTTTCTTGCGCTCGGGCTTTAAGGCCTTTACTTGTGCCAAGGAACGGTCTGTGTTGAATCGCTCTGAAATCAGTTTCAGGTACTGGTTCTGCAGTTCGCGATCGGCGATGCTCTTGACCAGTGACTTTGTATAGTTGACGAAGTCGGCGCGGGTCTCGGGGCTTTGCAGGTTGCGCTGTCTTGCCAGGTAGCTCAACCAGTCTTCCGCCTGGGTCAGGGCTTGCTTGAAGGCGTCTGCGCCCTGTTCGTTTACGAAGTTGTCCGGGTCGATCTTGGTGCCGTCCGGTCGGGACAAGGCAAATACCTTGGGTGCGATTCCCTTGGGCAGTACAATCTCAAGGCTGCGCAAGGTTGCGTTCTGGCCGGCGGCATCGCCATCAAACACCAGATAGGCGGTCTTGGCGTAGCGGGCCAAAATGTTGGCGTGGGTCTCCGTCAGGGCGGTGCCGGATGCCGCCACCACGTTGGTAACTCCACCCTGGAAAAGGCTGATCATGTCGAAGTAGCCTTCCACGATAATGACCGCGTTCTCCTCGGCGATACTTCGACGGCTGTGGTAAAGCCCGAATAGAATGTCGCTCTTGTGGTAGGTGGCGGATTCCGGGCTGTTCATGTACTTGACGGGCTTGAAATTCGGATCCTTGTTGTCGCTGAGGTCACGGCCGCCGAATGCGACAATGACTCCGGACTGGTTCTGGATGGCGATCATCAGGCGGTCGCGGAACTTGTCGGAGATGCCTCCGTTTTCCTTTTCCTTGGCAAGGCCCGCCTTGACGCAGTCTGCAGGGGAGAATCCGTTCTTGACAGCGAATCCGATAAAACCTTCACGACCGGCAGGAGCGTAACCGATGTGGAACCGCTTGCGGGTCTCTTCCGTAATGTGGCGGCTGTTCAGGTAGGCCTGGGCCTTTTCGCTTAGGGTCAGCTGCTGTTCAAACCATTGGCAGGCCAGTTCGTTAAGCCTGCGGACCATGCCTCGTTCTTCCTGTTCCTCGGTATTTTCCTTGGAGTCCAGTTTCGGCAGGGCAAATCCAGTAAAGTTGGCAACCCATTCCACCGCTCCCTTGAAATCCATTTTCTCATGTTCCTGGACGAACTTAAATACATCGCCAGCAGCACCACAGGCAAAGCACTTGTAGATGCCTATGGTAGGGTTCACGTTCATTGACGGGGATCGGTCGTTATGGAATGGGCACACTCCAAGAAAACGTCCATTTCCGGAACGTTTCAACGGCACAAAATTCTCAATGACGGTTGCAATGTCCGCCTGAGATTTTAGCTGTTGGATGATTTCGTTAGAGTAAAATGCCACGGGCTAACAAGATAGAAAAATCCGGTTAGACCACGGCCTTGCTTTTCCATTTTCCGCTGCGCCAGCGGTAGTAATTGGCGATAGAACGGTAGAATTCATCGGCTGCCATGCCGAGCCAAAGACCGGGGAGGCCAAGGTCCAAAACGAAGGCGAGGAACAGGGCTGTGGCTACACCCAAAGTCCACATCATGCCACTCCCCACAATGGCGGGAAACTTGGAGTCTCCAGAAGCGCGGAGGGATGTTGTAATCACGAAGTTTACTGCCTTGAAGGGCTGTACCGCCACATCGCACCAAAGGCACATCTGGCCTAGGGCAATGACCTCGGGATTGTCCGTAAAGACGCCAATGAGGTGAGTACCGCAAAGTGCCATGATTACAGACAAAATAAGTCCGCTAATGCAGCTGATGAGAATGGTCTGGTGAACACGCTGGTCGGCGGTCTTGAATTCCTTTGCGCCCACCAGGTGGGCCACAAGAATCTGGTTTCCGTTACCGAGGCCGCTCCCGAGAATTACAGACAAGGCGGCGAAGTTCCCGGCGAATACTCGGGCGGTCATGGCCAGCGTTCCGATGTGTGCCACCATGGCGGTAATGAACACGTTGAACAGCTGAAAACTGATGGGTTCCGCTGCAGCAGGAAAACCGATGCGGATCCAGTCGGGAAGGATGATGCGGGAACGCTTCAGGTCGCGGCGGTGGGTCTTGTGCTGAGCCTTGTAGCGCAGTACACACCAGAGAATAGCGGAGGAAATCAACCAGGAAAGTGCAGTTGCCAGGCCAACGCCCTTGGCTCCCATCTTGGGAAGCCCAAAGAGGCCTTCCAGGAAGATGTAGTTCATGATGGCGTTGCTTACGATGGTGATGGTGTTTCCGATGAGGTTCCAGACCGTAAGACCGTGGGTTGCCACAAAGGCGGTAAGTGAAGACTGCAGGGCCCTGAATGCAAAGCCGAAGGCTACCACGGACATGAACTGCTGGGCGAACATGACCGGGTCTCCCTGAAGGCCCATCCACAGGGGGATCTTGCCGGACAGGGGGATGATGATGACGGTCAGAAGAACGCCCAGAAGAAGGCTTCCGAAAAGGACCATGGTCTGGGTGGAACGGGCGTGGCTGTTCTGCTCTGCCCCGATGTACTGGGAGGCAATGCTTGCGCCAGCCTGGGCGAACGCGTTAATGGCTGTGAACAGGGCGGCAAGGACGGGCATCAGGGCTCCAACGCCGGCGGCAGCCTCTTCGGAGGTGCGTGACAGGAACCAGCTGTCCATCATGGGCTGGATCATGTTCACGGCGAAGGTGAAAATCAGCGGCCATGAAAGGCTGAGCAGTGAGCGGTCTTTGACTTGTTTCCCTTGCATGGGCCCAATTTTAGCAATTTTGGGTAGGGCTTGTGCAGTGTATTTTCTGCTGTTTTGTTTTCGCCTGTATACGGAATGTTATGCCTGGTTACAGGACCTGAGACAGCTTCGAGATAATCTGCTCTACGTCGGTAAAGGCGCAGACAGGAAGGCTGATTGCCTTTTGTGAAGATTCCTCGGCTGCAGGTGTTTCTCCATGGCCCTGCTCCATGTTTTCAAAGCAACTCTGGCTGCTGAGGGTGGCAGGGTAGTGAATGCAGTAGGGAATGTCTGCCTTTTTCAGCTGTTCTATGAAACCCTCGCGATTGTCTACGAGGAGGGTATACTGTGCGTAGGTGCTGGTGTTGCCTGCTGCGGTGGTCTGGGGCTCGAATCCCAGGATGGCACTGAAAAACTGGTCGTACTTTAGGGCGTTCTGCCGGCGGACGTCTAGTTCCTGATCCAGGTGTCTGAGCTTCACCCTCAGGATGGCTGCCTGTAGGGCGTCCAGACGGCTGTTCATGCCGATAATCTGGTGTTGGTAGTGCCCTTTGCTGCCGTGGTTTGCCAACATCCGGATCTTTTCCTCCAGTTCTCCGTTGCTTGTAAACAGGGCGCCGCCGTCTCCGTAGCATCCCAGGGGCTTGGTGGGGTAAAAACTGGTGATGGCGATGTCGCCAAAGGAACAGGCGGGCGTTCCGCACTGGGTGGCGCCGAACGCCTGGGCGGAGTCCTCGATAATCCAGAGTCCGTTTTGGTCTGCAATTTCGCGAAGTTCCTTATAGGGGGCGCATTGTCCAAAGAGATTGACCGCGATAATGCCCTTGGTTCGGGGGCTGATCCGCTTTTTTACGCTGTCGGGGGAAATCTGCAATGTTCTGGGGTGGATATCCGCAAAAACGGGGGTGCCGCCTAGCAGTGCTACGCTTTCCGCCGGGGCGATAAAGGTGAAATCCGGGACGATGACCTGGTCGCCAGGCTTTAGACCCAACGCCATGAGTGCAATCGTCAGGGCGTCGGTGCCGCTTCCGCAGGTCACGGTCTTGACTGGTTTTGCCTCTTTTTTCCCTTTTTCTAGGTAGGCGGAAAGTTCTTTTTCTAGATTTTGAACCTGTAAACCGCCTATAAAGCAGCCGCTGTCCAGTACCTCTTTCTCGATTTTTTCGAGTTCTTCTCGGTAGGTATTTCGCTGTTCTGGCAGGTTTACGAAGGGAATCATGGATTAAAAAGTAGAAATTTTTAACCACCCCTTGAAATATTTCAAACTTTTACTAACTTTGAGCCAACATTTTTAAGTAGGTTTTCACCCGGAGATAATAAGGTGCCTCAACACAAATCTTGCAAAAAGCGTTTGCTTCAGGCCGAAAAGGCCAATGCCATGAACCGTTCTACCCGTTCCGCCATCCGTACCGCTCTCAAGGCTGTACGTTCTGCTTCCACCAAGGAAGAAGCCCTCAAGGTTATGCCGGAACTGTTTAGCATGTTGGACAAGGCTGCTGCAAAGCATCGCGCTGGCTTCTGCGCAAACCGCGCTGCCAACTACAAGGCTAAGGCCGCTAAGGTCATCAATAGCCTCGCTTAATTCTTAAGCGCAACTGCTAGTTGAAAAGATTGATGCCAGTACACGTATGTGTACTGGTGTTTTTCGCGTTCTTGGGAATGTGCTTGTTTTGAACTCCTGCCGCCAAAGAGGATCTTGCGACATCCTGAAGTTGCGACATCCTGAAGTTGCGTCATCTAGAAGCTGTGGCTTCAAAAAGTTGCGGCTTCAAAAGTTGTGATTTCTAGAAATTTCCTATTAGGCAAAATCTATTCCCAGTTGGATTGGAATTATGCCCTTTTGGGGCTGTTTTTTAGCTTTTTGGCGAAAAATGAGGGATTATTTTTACTAGATTAGGTCATATAAGAAATGTCAAGGATTAGTAATGTCTTCGATTAATTTTGCTACTCGTGAAATAAGTTGTAAGGTTGTTTATTATGGCCCGGGTCTTAGTGGTAAGACCACCAATTTGCAGGTGATCCACCAGAAGATGCCTCAGGACAAGCGTACCGACATGGTGTCCCTCGCTACTGAAGGTGACCGTACCTTGTTCTTCGACTTTTTGCCTTTGAACCTCGGTGATATCAAGGGCTTTAAGACTCGATTCCAGCTCTATACCGTGCCTGGTCAGGTTTACTATAACAGTACCCGTAAGTTGGTGCTTCGTGGTGTAGATGGCATCGTTTTTGTCGCAGACTCCCAGCGTTCCCGTCAGGCCGAAAATATTGAAAGTCTCCAGAACCTTCGTCAGAACCTCCAGGACTATGGCATGGATTTGGATGATATGCCGTTCGTTCTTCAATACAACAAGCGTGACATGGACAATGTCTTTACCTTGGATGAACTGAATGCGGAACTCAATCCCCGTGGAATTCCGTTCTTCCCGGCAACCGCCCATAATGGTAAGGGCGTGGTTACTACCCTCAAGACCATCGCCATGTTGGTGATTGAAAAGTTTAATGTGAAGCAGGGTTTCTTGCATCAGGCTGCTGCCAATGCAAACAATTCCGGCGTTCACGATGTTTCCTTGACTAAGGAAGGTGTTTCTGTTAAGGCCGCACCGGCTGTGCCGCCCCAGCCTGCTCAGCCTGCATCTCCGTTTAGGATGCCGTCCTTTGCTGCCAAGCCTCCTCAGGCCGGTGTCGCAGGTCAGCCTGCCGGTGCTGGTCTGTTCCAGAAGGGAGCTACGTCTTCCCCCTTCGGTCGCCCCCGTGCAGCTACGACAGTTCCTCGTATGCCGACCTTTGGTCGTGACGTCGCCAAGACCAATAACGAGGCCGATGACGAAATCGAATTGCGTCCGTACGTACCCAAGAAAAAGGACTAGTCTTTAGCAAGTTTAGGAGCATGCAATATGAGCGATTTTACCATTTATTCTGATGACGCTGAAAAGGTCCGCCGCCTTATGTCTGCCTACCAGGCAAGCGTTAAGGCCGAGTATATCGTGCTTTGCCATCGCGACGGTTCCATTATTGCCGAAGTTGGCTCCCTTGGTTTGGACGCCACTCCTCTTGCTGTGCTTAGCACTGCCTCCTTTGACTCTGCAAGTCAGGTGGGCCTGATGCTCGGAGGCGAAACGTTCAACTCCGTTTCTTACACCGGCGAGAACCGTTCCATCTACATTACTCCGGTGGACCAGGCCCTGCTGTTGGTCCAGATTTTCCCGGACTCCAAGCTTCCGAACCGTATCGACGACTTCAATCGTCTGCTGGTCGAAAAGCTTAGGGATGCGGTTCCTGCCTTTACCCAGAACACTAGCCGACTGGTTCGCTAGTCTGGTCTATCGGAGCGTCTGTGTCAAGACTTCCTCCGCTGCGTAACTTACGCAAGACGACGATCGTTGTTATCGCCGTTTTCCTTGGGTTTCTGATTCATAGACTTGTGGTCATTTACATGGGTGATGAAGTCATTCGTGATTCCGTGGATGCGGAACTGACCCTGGCACAAAGTGTTGTCTGTAGTCATATCGTTAATGGTTCTCCCTTCGGCGTAGACAGTGTCTTCGAAGAAGGTACCCGACTCTACTATTATTCTACGGTTTCATCTTCGGCACTGTTGGATGGTGATACCTTGATGCATATCTGGTTCAATGGCCTTGATACGGTGCAAAAGTCCGTGTGCAGCCTGACCCAGGATATTTGCCATACCACCATCGTTCCCTCCTTGCTTAAGCCTGGTGAATGGAGCGTTGATCTCATTGCCGGTCGAAAGCTTTTGTCGACTCGGCAGTTTATTGTAGAACCTATCCATAGGTAAAGTTTATGTCCCGACATCTTGGTTTGGGACTTTTTTTACTTGCGGTCTATGCCTTCGGTATGGACGTGGATTCCTTGCCGGTTTGGAATCCGGCCATTCTAGCTCATGGCGGAGTAACTGCCGCGGAACCAGATACGGCTTCGAGAAGGGATTCCCTGGAAACCCACGGTTACAAGACCATGCAGATTACGGTGGGCGACGGCGGGACCCAGGTAGACCAGGAACTTCGCCTTTCCATACAAGGTAAACTTACCGATAGCGTTTATATTGACGCCTTACTTTCGGATGTGGGCCGACGCGCGGGAGACCAGACTACGGCGACCCTTCGGGAGGTTGACCAGATTTATTTCAGGGTGGAATCCCCTAACGCGTTCTTGCATCTGGGTGACTTGACCTGGGTCGATGAA
Protein-coding sequences here:
- a CDS encoding ATP-dependent Clp protease proteolytic subunit, yielding MKFLSKILVFWAVLAAFAFANVQGIADTLQNKVSESIEKKHAVWIKLEGDVEPSMYEFCARAIGDALKENPTHIIFEINTFGGRLDAAFDLVDTIMAIRGPETIAFVKKKAISAGSLIALACNKLYMMEATTIGDCAPILQSAGGAPEIVGEKIQSPLRAKFRNLAQKNGYPELLSSAFVTPELEIFELKRTLDKGKKTERDTTMVIEAAKYEVLSKEDIDFWGAPKILVKEGELLTMTDKEAMELGFSKGTFKDREEFETALSIKSRSEVETTLGEEIASAIAAIAGILLILGFGALYIEFKTPGFGVFGIIGIILIAIVFLGQFAPQLDGMMPAILLIAGVALFLVEIFVMPGTFLFGVGGIICMILALAFSYDPAEIPEYVPEAAEETFDALPWLFGLFYMLCCAGIALIFPIAASKYLIPLLPEGWTPMLKTDLESAASPTEAINDVKVGDQGTAKTFLRPVGQASFVMEDGSVKLLDVQTRGEIIEAGQTVKVDAIQEGHIFVSAC
- a CDS encoding SufD family Fe-S cluster assembly protein, giving the protein MNSELAQAAQARINALGMPKRNNELWSFFPVNKIPSVVDADCNCAANGAAAGTAADSALANCGNFGIAAETDIAALLPIAKSAPAMKKDFAAGETEMGLIKSRDDFGHSIFNIGKNAKVSLEILDNKVEHEIAAERFDINVEEGAELEIFFANPANDLPLQFRHFVIKQAANSTVHFSNILQDAGIGRISIDVDLNGEGANFDYRSLSVLKGSASKHQRLTIRHNAPNTVSTQFARNLLDEKSYVSYDGSVIVGNGCSQVNSSQLVNSILLGDESSVSVKPVLKIYHDDVECTHGNTCGELDADQMFYLTSRGIPAETAKKMLMKSFAKELFLPLNDGPAKKRLLQVLASL
- the sufC gene encoding Fe-S cluster assembly ATPase SufC, which translates into the protein MLSIKNLKASIEDGTQILKGINLEVKPGEVHAIMGPNGSGKSTLSKVIAGHPAYTMNDGVVELDGKNLLDMEICERANSGLFISTQYPTEIPGVNNVEFLKMALNSKRNFLGLPEMSDADFKKLCEEKMQLLEMDDRYRDRGVNEGYSGGEKKRNEILQMAILDPKVSFLDETDSGLDIDALRIVANGINHIMSPEKAVILVTHYQRLLDYIKPTYVHVLRHGKIILSGGPELALKLEEQGYDWIEEK
- the dnaG gene encoding DNA primase, producing the protein MAFYSNEIIQQLKSQADIATVIENFVPLKRSGNGRFLGVCPFHNDRSPSMNVNPTIGIYKCFACGAAGDVFKFVQEHEKMDFKGAVEWVANFTGFALPKLDSKENTEEQEERGMVRRLNELACQWFEQQLTLSEKAQAYLNSRHITEETRKRFHIGYAPAGREGFIGFAVKNGFSPADCVKAGLAKEKENGGISDKFRDRLMIAIQNQSGVIVAFGGRDLSDNKDPNFKPVKYMNSPESATYHKSDILFGLYHSRRSIAEENAVIIVEGYFDMISLFQGGVTNVVAASGTALTETHANILARYAKTAYLVFDGDAAGQNATLRSLEIVLPKGIAPKVFALSRPDGTKIDPDNFVNEQGADAFKQALTQAEDWLSYLARQRNLQSPETRADFVNYTKSLVKSIADRELQNQYLKLISERFNTDRSLAQVKALKPERKKPAVPENGTVAVEPAATIPWHAISPIEIRFANLLLRTPTLMNYAVVYFDMEWATSGIQMFESPIVDEFVNSIIALYSETGYVSPQLLYENVSPEIQVFIEGLPDEKWSDLQAVKEFYQTLTVLSSKVCDRQKKLIPLDSQDGVNIRMQMLKFVEGIDKLSVMLNTGKIDINIFIDQVNKSKSRLIMFQAAIPGASQGTAFGEGMYASYRQPYSAQTSSAPASTVPASPMPASQKPAMQNSFAQEQDMDVPEMPPEMMEVPPESMEDGFISDGSEIPPSDEEPPDEEAYSYDDGGFNEPDDMGF
- a CDS encoding MATE family efflux transporter, giving the protein MQGKQVKDRSLLSLSWPLIFTFAVNMIQPMMDSWFLSRTSEEAAAGVGALMPVLAALFTAINAFAQAGASIASQYIGAEQNSHARSTQTMVLFGSLLLGVLLTVIIIPLSGKIPLWMGLQGDPVMFAQQFMSVVAFGFAFRALQSSLTAFVATHGLTVWNLIGNTITIVSNAIMNYIFLEGLFGLPKMGAKGVGLATALSWLISSAILWCVLRYKAQHKTHRRDLKRSRIILPDWIRIGFPAAAEPISFQLFNVFITAMVAHIGTLAMTARVFAGNFAALSVILGSGLGNGNQILVAHLVGAKEFKTADQRVHQTILISCISGLILSVIMALCGTHLIGVFTDNPEVIALGQMCLWCDVAVQPFKAVNFVITTSLRASGDSKFPAIVGSGMMWTLGVATALFLAFVLDLGLPGLWLGMAADEFYRSIANYYRWRSGKWKSKAVV
- a CDS encoding DegT/DnrJ/EryC1/StrS family aminotransferase, which codes for MIPFVNLPEQRNTYREELEKIEKEVLDSGCFIGGLQVQNLEKELSAYLEKGKKEAKPVKTVTCGSGTDALTIALMALGLKPGDQVIVPDFTFIAPAESVALLGGTPVFADIHPRTLQISPDSVKKRISPRTKGIIAVNLFGQCAPYKELREIADQNGLWIIEDSAQAFGATQCGTPACSFGDIAITSFYPTKPLGCYGDGGALFTSNGELEEKIRMLANHGSKGHYQHQIIGMNSRLDALQAAILRVKLRHLDQELDVRRQNALKYDQFFSAILGFEPQTTAAGNTSTYAQYTLLVDNREGFIEQLKKADIPYCIHYPATLSSQSCFENMEQGHGETPAAEESSQKAISLPVCAFTDVEQIISKLSQVL
- the rpsT gene encoding 30S ribosomal protein S20 — its product is MLQAEKANAMNRSTRSAIRTALKAVRSASTKEEALKVMPELFSMLDKAAAKHRAGFCANRAANYKAKAAKVINSLA
- a CDS encoding roadblock/LC7 domain-containing protein; the encoded protein is MSDFTIYSDDAEKVRRLMSAYQASVKAEYIVLCHRDGSIIAEVGSLGLDATPLAVLSTASFDSASQVGLMLGGETFNSVSYTGENRSIYITPVDQALLLVQIFPDSKLPNRIDDFNRLLVEKLRDAVPAFTQNTSRLVR